The Paenibacillus beijingensis nucleotide sequence AATGACAATGCGATCAATAATGAAGTACTTGGACAATCGAGAGAAAATCAAAAAAGACTGGAGAAAGATTCGGAGGAAGATCCGACCGTTCTCCAGTCTTTAGTGTGTCAGGAAAATAATTATTATTCCTTGACACTTAAGGTGGTGGATGGGAGTTATAAGATCAATTGAGGCCAAGAAGGCCGTAAACGAGGGGGCAATATCGTTTTACCCCGTATACGTGATTTGAAAGCTGCTATTTCCATAATTTTCGGTAACAACCCATCCTTCGGGGATCGGTGAATTCGCTATGATATCCATCGTGTCTCCATAACTGGCTCCAACCGTATACGTGATTCGATAGCCGCCATTTCCATCCGCATAGGTAAGAACCCATCCTGCAGGGATCGGTGAATTCGCTATGATATCCATCGTGTCTCTATAACTGGCTCCACCCGTATACATGATTCGATAGCCGCCATTTCCATTTGCATAGATGAGAACCCATCCTGCGGGGATCGGTGAATTCGCTATGATATCTATCGTGTCTCTATAACCGGCTCCAACCGTATACATGATTCGATAGCCGCCACTTCCATTTGCATAGGTAAGAATCCATCCTTCGGGGATCGGTGAATTCGCTATGATATCTATCGTGTCTCTATAACCGGCTCCAACCGTATACATGATTCGATAGCCGCCATTTCCATTTGCATAGGTAAGAACCCATCCTGCGGGGATCGTTGAATTAGCAATGATATCTATCGTGTCTCTATAACTGGCTCCACCCGTATACGTGATTACATAGGTGTCATTATAACTATTATAATAGATACGAACCCATCCTGCAGGGACCGGTGATTCACTCACGATCGTCATCGTTTCTCTATAACTGGCTTCTCCAACCATATACGTGATTCGATAGCTATTTCCATAATCAGTAGTAGTCACCCATCCTGCGGGGATCGGTGAATTAGCCAGGATATCTATCGTGTCTCTATAACCGGCCCCAACCGTATACATGATTCGATAGCCGCCATTTCCATAAGCATCGGTAAGAACCCATCCTTCGGGGATCTCTGAATTAGCCAGGATATCTATCGTAGATCTATAACTGGCTCCACCCGTATACGTGATTTCATAGCCGTCATTTATTCCATTAGCATAGGTAAGAACCCATCCTGCGGGGATCGGTGAATTAGCCTCGATATTAAACGTGTCTCTATAACTGGCTCCAACCGTATATGTGAGTCTATAGATGATTCCATCATAATAAGTAATTACCCATCCTTCGGGGATATTTGTACCTGAGGTGACTGTTACAGTGGTCCCATAGGTGGGGTCCGTTGGAATAGCGTCTGCGGACACCCGAGCAGGAAGCGCTAACAACATGGAAAAGAATAATACACACAGTGCTGAAACGATGCTTTTCTTTTTCACAATCAAACCTCCAATAACCTATTATTTTAATTATGAGCCGTATTAAAAATACCATTAAAATTCATTTTTGTTAATATTTTTAACATTTTTAGTGCTATTGATCTACATCGTAAGGAGGTAGGACATACATCGGGGTAAAAAGAAATAGCAGTCGGCCTATATCAAGGATTCTCTCCCCCTGGTGAGCAGAAAAAAAGCCGGATGAATCACGATCATCCGGCAGCTTTAATATCAGTCATTTATTTAAATAAATAGCGGCTGCTGCGGCCAAGGAGGCTGCTTGCCGATGGGACATGCAAAATATCGTTTTACCCAATATACGTGATTCTGTGGCTGAGCCATCCAAGAAAGGTAATAATCCATCCTTCGGGGAGCGGTGATTCCCTCGTGATCGATATCGTGTCTCCGTAACTGGCTCCAACCGTATAAGTGAGTTCATAGCGGTTATGATAACTATCATATCCGGTCTTAGCCCATCCTTCAGGGACCGGTGATTCAGCCACGATCGATATCGTGTCTAGATACTCGGCTCCAACCGTATAAGTGAGTTCATAGGTGTTACCATAACTATAATAGCCGGTGCGAACCCATCCTGTTGGGAGCGGTGATTCAGGCAAGACCCCCGATACCATGTCATTATAATCAGCTCCACCTACATAAGTGATTTCATAATTGTGAGACCACGAATCATAACCGGTATAAACCCATTCTGCGGGGACCCTTGATTCAGTCGCGATCCATTCCGTGTCTCCAAAACTAGCTCCACCCACATAAACGGCATCCCACTTGTAATGATAGCTATCATAATTGACAAGAACCCAATCTGCGGGAAGCGGTGATTCCGTGAGGATCGATATCCTGTCTCCATAACTAGCTCCACCCACATACATCATTGTAAAGTTGCCGGTAAGAACCCATCCTGGGGGAATGGGATCATATAGGCCGACTGTTACAGTTTCCCCATAGTAAGGGTCCGTTGGAATAGCGTCTGCGGACACCTGAGCAGGAAGAGCTAGTAACATAGAAATCAGTAATACAAACAGTGCTGAAACGATGCTTTTCTTTTTCACAATCAAACCTCCATTAACCGATTATTTTAATCATGAGCCACATTAAAAATACCATTACTAATCAATTTTGTAAACATTAGTATTTATTAATATTTTAAGTTCCCAATGGATGAATGGATTTTCTATTAAAGCAAGATACGTACTCGAAAGCCGATCATCTGGTATGACGCTTCTGGTAATGTGCCGATGCGTACTGACGGACTTGATTCAGTGGTCTAAAAGCCCTGGATCTGGCCGCTGACGGTCATATATTAATTATTTCGGCAGAGTAGGTTTTAATTTCAAGGCCGCAAGATCAAAAGAATGGAGCGAAGGATATTCCAATATTTATGTCCAGGCAAGTCTCATATCTTGATTGGTTTTGAAAAAGAAATAAATACATTCCAGAGATAATAATTAATGTCCCCAAGAGCTAGGAAAATAAAGGGAACAGGCTGGTCGTGAGGGCTTAAAAATCGATTTAGAACGGGAGTCAAAAACTTGAAGAAATGCTTACCTCTTTTCCCCATTGTATCTGTCGCGACATGAGAAAAAGACTGGAGTTTGATCGGAGGAATATCCGATTCGCTTCCAGTCTTGAGTGAGTTGGTGGACAGTTATTTTTATGCCTGGACACTTATTGGGTGGGGAGGTCAGGAGTTTTTATTTATGTAAAACTCCGCTGCCGCAGCGCCTCGTAAAGCAGCACCGTTGCGGCCATCGCCACATTGAGCGATTCCGCTTTGCCGCGCATCGGGATGATGACGTTCAGATCGAGAAGATCCGATGCCGCGGCGGACAGCCCGTCGGATTCGCTGCCGAACAGCAGCCACACCGGTCCCTTCCAGTCGCAGTGGAAGCAGTCGCGCTCCGCCTGCAGACTCGTGCCGGCGAGGCGGATTCCTTTCGCTTTCGCTTCCGGCAACAGCACGCAGAGATCGCCTTCCACCACGGGCAGATGGAACAGAGAGCCCATCGTGGAACGAACGGTCTTCGGGTTGTAGAGGTCAACGCAGCCTTTGCCTAACACAACGGCGTCCGCACCGACCGCGTCCGCGCTGCGGATAATCGTGCCGACGTTGCCGGGATCGCGCACGCCGTCCAATACGACGACGAGCGAATCGGTGCGGTACAGAAACGAAGAGTCGGCATGCGGTTTATTCACGACAGCGAAGACGGGCGGAGGCGTATCCGTTCCGGTGCATTTGGCGATAACGGCTCGAGTTGCCGCGACGATTATGCCGTCCGCTTCTGCCAGCAGCGGCTGAAGCTCTGCCGGAATGCCGCGTTCCGCGTCATAAACGATCGTCCCGATCGACGCGCCGCTAAGCAGCGCCTCTTTCACCAAATGTACGCCTTCCACCAGAAACTGGCCGCTCCGATCGCGGTTTTTTTTATCAAGCAGCCCTGCCCAAGCTTTAACCTTCGGATTTTGCGCAGAGCTCAAAGACGTTTCGTTCATCGTTCCCCTACCTTCAAGCCTGCAGAATAAGCCGTTTCAAGCCTCGTTAAATCCTGGTTCCGGCCTACAACGACGAGGATGTCACCGGACCGGATCGAGTCGTTGGCATTCGGCGAAATGTTCATCCGGCCGTTGTTTTTGATGCCCATGACGTTGCAGCCGTATTTGGCCCGGATATCCAGCTCTTTGAGGCTGTGGCCAATCATTGCCTCCGGAGCCTTGAGCTCAACGATTCCGTGCTCTTCCGACAGCTCGATGAAATCGATAATATTAGGCATGATAAGATGGTGGGCGACACGCATCCCCATATCCCGTTCCGGATAAACGACCTTGTCCGCCCCGATTTTGTGCAGCACCTTCCCGTGCAGCTCGTCCTGGGCTTTGACGATCACGTGCCGAACACCCAATTCCTTAACCACTAACGTCGTCAAAATACTGGCCTGGATGTCCTCCCCGATCGCGACGACAACAACGTCGAAATTGCCGATCCCGAGCGCGCGCATCGCGTCATCATCGGTGGAGTCGGCGGTAACGGCAAACGTAACTTCATTGGACAAATCCTGAACTCTCTGTTCATGGGAATCAATGGCGAGCACTTCAAAGCCCATATCAGACAGCGACCTCGCAACGCTGGATCCGAATCTTCCCAACCCGATAACGGCAAATTGTTTTTTGCGCAACGTGTCTTTCTTCCCTTCCCCGTAAATTCTAATGCCATTATAGCATACCGGCGTGGCCCGCCCAAACGGATTGCCCTTCGGAGCAGTGGAATGAATTTCACCCTTGGCGGACATATTAAACCGGGGTACAGACGAATGGGAGGTCATTTGCACATGCAAAATTTCAATTTGCGTCAAGCGATTATTATGCGTGTTCAGGACAAATCCAGCGAGGAATTGACCGATATTATCGACAGCTCGATCAACAGCGACGAAAAAACGCTTCCCGGACTCGGGGTCCTGTTCGAAATGATCTGGCAGAATAGTGAAAAAAGGGAGCAAAACCGCATGGTGCAATGTCTCCATAATCATCTTCATCCGCAAAGCTAATCAAGCGGTAACGGCTGTCTCGATATTGCTTGGCAACCACAAGGTCCACGGAAACGATCTTTCTTAAATTGAAAAACCCCGCAAAATGCGGGGTTTGCCGGCTATCAGCTGTTATCAGCCATTATCAACGTTAATAGTCGTTTAGCGTCTATGCGGATCGTTAGGATCCCGCTGTCTGCTTTAACTGCGCCACCGGTACCTTTCGCTTCGGCTCGCGCTACTGATCACAAGCAGGAGCCCGGTAATGATGTGCATAATCATGCCGACAAAAGGAATATAAGCAATAAACGAAGTTACAATTCCGACGATGCTGCCATGAATCTCGCTCCGGGCACGAACGCACACGACGAGTGTCAAAATATGAAGGATGAGCATAAAAGTAAGCGGGATATATCCGGTGCCGATAATGATCAGCCCGCCGATAACCGGTATTCCGAGAATGAGCTCGCACACCCCGGTAATGAGACGCATCAACCGTGGAAGAGCCATCAGTTTTCCCTCGTTTCCATGACTTTTGATATGGTGGATACAATCCAACATTCCACCTTATTATAGTTCCAATGGCTTATGGAAGCAATGAGGACCGACGCGGATTTTATTCCGGCCGCTGTGCTGCTGCCGCATGTGAAGAAACGGCGCTGCGGTTTTCTTCTCCCCAAACTTTCATTTGCAAAATGATCGGCGCCAGCGTTTCCCCGAGCGGGGTAAGCGAATATTCCACTTTGGGCGGCACTTGTTGATACACTTCGCGGTGAATAATGCCGTCCTGTTCCATTTCACGAAGCTGCAGCGTAAGCATCCGCTGCGTGATGGCGGGACAAATGCGCCTGAACTCGTTAAACCGCTTCTTCCCGTCAATGAGATGATAGAGAAGGATGCCTTTCCATTTGCCGCCGATAACCCCAAGCGTGAACTCGACCGGACATCCTTGATTGTTCGGACACGTCCCGAACCGTTCATTACTCTTCTCCATCATTCCGCCTCCCTAAGTATATAAATAGATGCTATATTCTTTGAACGCGTGTACCTTGTTTTTTTTACTATACATGAAATGACTGGAAACGGAAAGAGCCGGCGCTATTTTAAATGTGAGCAGCAAAAAACCTTCTTCATTAAGAGCCGCGGCTCTTTGAAGAAGGTTATTCGCCTCCCAGGCGCGGTTTGCCTAAGGAGCCATCTCCAGAAACTTGGAGGTCGGATTTTTATCCATTGCCGTACGCATCGCATACTCGTTCTCGAACAGAGCGACGTAGTTGCCCTTTTTATCCTTGACGAGCGTGGAATTAATGCGGAATTTGGACGGATCGATTTTATCGTCGACGATCCAGCGCGCGAACTGGAAGCTCATCCGGTGCAGCTGAATTTCCACTCCGTATTCGGCACGCATCCGGTATTCGAACACCTCGAACTGGAGCTGCCCGACGACGCCGAGAATCGTTTCGTCGAAGCTGCCGGTCGTTTGGAACACCTGAATGGTGCCTTCCTCCGTCAGCTGGTCGATCCCTTTTTGATACTGCTTATGCTTAAGTGCATTCTTAACCGTAACTTTGGCAAAAATCTCCGGCGAAAAAGTCGGCAGCTCGTCGAATTCAACGCTCGCTCCCTGCGAAAGCGAATCACCGATGCGGAAAATGCCCGGGTCGAACAGACCGATAATATCGCCGGGATATGCCGTCTCCACGATGTCGCGGTCCTGCGCAAGAAACTGCTGCGGCTGGGACAG carries:
- a CDS encoding TrmH family RNA methyltransferase; translated protein: MNETSLSSAQNPKVKAWAGLLDKKNRDRSGQFLVEGVHLVKEALLSGASIGTIVYDAERGIPAELQPLLAEADGIIVAATRAVIAKCTGTDTPPPVFAVVNKPHADSSFLYRTDSLVVVLDGVRDPGNVGTIIRSADAVGADAVVLGKGCVDLYNPKTVRSTMGSLFHLPVVEGDLCVLLPEAKAKGIRLAGTSLQAERDCFHCDWKGPVWLLFGSESDGLSAAASDLLDLNVIIPMRGKAESLNVAMAATVLLYEALRQRSFT
- a CDS encoding potassium channel family protein, translating into MRKKQFAVIGLGRFGSSVARSLSDMGFEVLAIDSHEQRVQDLSNEVTFAVTADSTDDDAMRALGIGNFDVVVVAIGEDIQASILTTLVVKELGVRHVIVKAQDELHGKVLHKIGADKVVYPERDMGMRVAHHLIMPNIIDFIELSEEHGIVELKAPEAMIGHSLKELDIRAKYGCNVMGIKNNGRMNISPNANDSIRSGDILVVVGRNQDLTRLETAYSAGLKVGER
- the sspI gene encoding small acid-soluble spore protein SspI, with amino-acid sequence MQNFNLRQAIIMRVQDKSSEELTDIIDSSINSDEKTLPGLGVLFEMIWQNSEKREQNRMVQCLHNHLHPQS
- a CDS encoding winged helix-turn-helix transcriptional regulator codes for the protein MEKSNERFGTCPNNQGCPVEFTLGVIGGKWKGILLYHLIDGKKRFNEFRRICPAITQRMLTLQLREMEQDGIIHREVYQQVPPKVEYSLTPLGETLAPIILQMKVWGEENRSAVSSHAAAAQRPE